One Arthrobacter sp. B3I4 genomic window, CGGCAGCCACCCAGGATCCGGCCGGCTGGAAATACTTTTACCAGTTCACGCAGTCACGTCCGGCGGGTTACAGCTCGCCCTGGTTCGGCTACAACCTGGTGGCCGGACGCCTCGGTTGGAAACCACTGGGCGCCGAGGCCATCAACGCCCTGGCTTTGAACGCCTTCCTGGCCGCGTGCGTCCTGATCGCGGTTCTGGCCCTCGCCTCGCCGCGCAGGCCCCGGTTCGCCCAGCTGGTGTTCCTAATTGTGGCGGCGTTCATCCTCACCAACAAGGTCTACTCGCCGCAGTTCGTGATCTGGCTGGTCCCGTTGCTGGCCCTGGCCCGGCCCAAGTGGCGGGACTTCCTGGTCTGGCAGGCAGTCGAGGGGCTGCACTGGGCTGCCGTGTGGATGTATCTGGGCCAAGTGACCAGCGGGGGACCCACGCAGCACAACATCGATATGCCGTATTACGTCCTTGCCGTCCTGGCGCATATGGTCGCAACCGGCTACCTGATGGTGCGGGTGGCCTGGGACATCTGGGACCCGCACTACGACGTCGTCCGCCGTTACGAGGTGGACGATCCCCACGGCGGCCCGTTCAACCGCGCCCCGGACTGGCTCCGCCTGGACATCCGGCGTCCAGCCCGGTCCGTCCTGCCATGGCGGAAACCCCGAGTGGAGGCCTGATTTGTATGCCTGATGTCGCAGTAGTAGGTTCCGGCCCCAACGGGCTCGCAGCAGCGGTGACGATGGCGCGTGCCGGCCTTGCGGTGCACGTCTACGAAACGGCCGACTCGGCGGGCGGCGGCCTCCGGACCTCGGAACTGATCGAGCCTGGATATCTCCACGACGTGTGCTCGGCGGTCCACCCGATGGCACTCGCTTCCCCGTTCTTCCGCGACTTCCAGCTGTCCCGCCGGGTCCGGCTGCAGGTGCCTGAGCTTTCCCACGGTGTGCCCTTGGACGGCGGCCGTGCTGCCCTGGGGTACCGCTCCCTTGACCGCACCGCAGCTGCCCTGGGCCGTGACGGTGAGGCCTACCGGCGACTGATGCAGCCTTTGGTCGACCGGGTGGAGGGCGTGGCGGACGTGGCTCTAAACCAGTTGTTCCGCATCCCCCGGCAACCGTTTGCGGCTGCCGTGTTCGGCCTGCGCACCCTTGAACAGGGGTCCCCTTTGTGGGACATAAGGTTCCGTGAAGAGCTGGCTCCGGCCCTGCTCACCGGCGTGGCCGCGCACGCCGTCGCACCCCTGCCGACACTGCCCGCGGCAGGCGCCGGACTGCTGCTCGGGGCGCTCGGGCATGCTGGCGGCTGGCCGATACCGATCGGCGGATCCGCGGCAATCGCCGGGGCGATGGTGGCGGACATCGAAGCCCATGGCGGTGTGGTCGAGACCGGGACGCGGATTGGATCCCTGGCTGAGTTGCCGGCGGTTCGCGCGACCCTGCTGGACGTCGCTCCGACGGGTCTGCTGCGGATCGCGGACGGTCGGCTTCCGCCGGGGTACCGCCGGGCGCTCGAGTCCTTCGGTTTCGGCAATGCCGCCTGCAAGGTCGACTTCATCCTCTCCGGCCCGGTGCCTTGGGCCGCTCCTGAACTCGCGGACGCCGGTACCATCCACGTCGGCGGCACCCGGGCCGAAACCGCCGAGGCGGAACACCTGGTGGCTGCGGGCCGGCACCCCGAGAGGCCCTACGTGCTCGTCTCACAGCCTTCCCGGTTCGATCCGGGCCGCGCCCCCGCCGGCCGGTGCATCCTCTGGACCTACTGCCACGTCCCGGCCGGCTCCACCGTGGACATGGGCGACGCGGTGATGGACCAACTGGAACGCTTTGCGCCCGGCTTCCGGGACCTGGTGACCGGGGTCAAGGTGACGACGGCGGCGGAACTGGCGGCCTACAACGAGAACTACGTGGGTGGCGACTTCGGTGCCGGGGCGATGGACCTGCGCGGCCTGATCCGGCGGCCCGTCCTCAGTCCCGTGCCTTGGCGGACCCCCTTGTCCGGCGTGTATCTCTGCTCCTCATCCACACCGCCCGGGCCAGGGGTGACCGGGATGCCCGGATTCCACGCCGCGAGATATGCCTTGAAGGACATGTTTGGAATGCGGGTCCCGGACCTGGGCATCTAACGGGCTGCTGAGAGGACTTCCGCGGCGGAAAGGCGGCCGTCCCGCATGGTTGCCACGGCGTCGGTATAGGAAACGAGCCCGATGTCGTGCGTCACCATGAGGGTAGCCACGGTGAACTCATCCGTCACCTGCCGCAGCAGCCGCACTATCTCCTCGCTCCGCTCCTGATCCAGCGCCGCCGTGGGTTCATCGACCAGCAGCACCGCCGGATCCGCCATCAAAGCGCGCGCGATGTTCACCCGCTGGCGTTGGCCGCCGGAGAGCTGGTGCGGCCGCTTGTTCAGCACCGAATCAAGACCGACTCTCCCCAGGAGCCCGGTCGCCTTCTGCTTGGCCTCGCTGACCGGCTCCCCCCGCAGGTGTGCCGCGATGACCAGTTGCTCGGTGGCGGTAAGCGCCGGCAGCAGGTTCGGCTGTTGGAAGATGATGCCGATCCCGTCCCGCCGCAGCGCCGTCCGCCCCGCCTCCGGGATTGTGGCCGCATTTTGGCCAGCCACCCAGACGGACCCGGAGGTAGGCTGGACCAGCGTTGCCGCGACGGCCAGCAGCGAGGACTTTCCGGAACCGGACGGCCCCACCAGGGAGAGGAAATCACCGCGGCGGAGTTCCAGGGAGACATCGTCGAGTGCCCTCAGGGTTCCCTCGCCATCCGGGTACTCCAGGGTGACATTGCTGAGCTTAAGGGAGACGTCCATAGATATGCCTTTCAGAGAATGTTTTGGTGTGAAGTGCCTGCTGACGTGACGGGTCAGTTACCGCCGAGGGCCAGCAGCGGATCGACGCGCGTGATGCCCCGGATCGCCAGCGCCGCTCCGGCCAGGCCGAGGACGACGATTCCGGTAACGGGCAGCAACGTGGTCAGTGGGGTGATGAGGAACGGCGCGGCCTGGGAGGCCGGGATTCCGGCCAGCACACCGGCGGCTCCGCCCGCGGCGGCCCCAGCGACCAGGACCACAGCCGCCTGCACCAGGGCGTCCTTAAGCACGTAAGCCGATGAACCGCCCATGGCTTTCAACACCGCGATGTCCCGGGTGCGTTGCACGGTCCAGACGGTCAGGAACGCAACGATGACGAGCGCGGAAATTCCGTAAAGAAAGGCCTGCATCAGCAACAACGAACCGTTTTCACTGCGGTAGGAGCCAAGGGCCTGGAAGGATCCTTCACGGGTGGTGCTGACCGTGCCGGCAGCTTTGTTCGCCGCCGCGACGTCGACACTGCCGTCGAAACTGACCGCGAGCACGGTCGCGATCGCATCCGTTCCCGCAAGGTGGGCCAACCGGCGCCAGTCCCCCACTGTGGTCCACACGACGCCGGTGTGCGAGTACCACTGCTCGGGAACGACAGCCGATACCGCCAATTCCGTACCGCCCACCGACACGCGGCTGCCGACAGAGAGCTGGAGTTCCTTGGCGAGCTCGGCACCGACCACCACCGTGCCCTCTGCCGTGGGGGCAGGAGCGACGCCGGAACCCGCCGCCACGCCGAACACCGCCACATTGGCGGTTCCGGCGGGAACACCGCCGGCTTCGAGGGCCTGCAGGCGGCCCTGGCTGATGCCCAGCGGTTCTGCCCGGCTGACGCCGTCACGGCCGGACCAATCGGCCAGCTGTTCCCGGGTCACCTCAGATTCCGTGAATGATGCCTTGGGGCTGCCGCCGGCTGGCGCGCCGAACACGACTTGATCGGCGGGAAGGTCCGCTAGGGCGGACGTTGACTGGTTGCCGAGTCCTGCGGTGAGCCCGGAGAGCATCACGAGCAGCAGCGTAATGAGCGCGACCACGCTTCCCATCAGGGCGAAGCGGCCCTTGGCGAAGCGGATGTCACGGATGGCGAGAAACATGGGTGTCCTTTGTCTGGGAATTTGACCTCCCTTTCACTCTGGCGGGGTGCGGCAGCCGTTCCATCAGGCAGACGGATAGTCTGCCGCGGCGGTGCGGTTGAGGCGCCCGTCAATCAAAAGGTTGATTGTGGCCGCAGGTGGGCGGATCCCAGCCCTGGGGCGGAGGTCCGGCATTAGGCTGAGACCATGAACGACAGCGGCAGCGGGGAGGAGCGCGAGACCACCGATGCCGCCGTAATCCTTCGGGTTCTGCGCGTCAGCCTGCACGTGGGCTTCGCCGCCCTGCTACTTGTGGCGCTGGTCCGGCTGCTGGCCCGCGGGATCTCCGGAACGGACTGGCTGGTGCTCGGCCTGGCCCTCTGCCTCGCGGGCGTCTATCTGGCCGGCACGGTGCTGGAGAAACGCCATTCCGTCCGCCCGGAGCGCTTCGACCCGCGGCCCGGTTCGGCGTGGTGGCTCGGAACGGTATGCCTGATCTGGGTGCTGCTGGTCTGGGCCAGTGCGGACTTCGTTTGGCTGGCCTTCCCACTGTTCTTCCTGCAACTGCATGTCCTGCCCAGGGGCATGGCGCTGGGCGCGATCGCGGCCAGCACACTGCTGGTGATCGCTGTGCTGTGGTTCCATAACGACGGCCCGGGCGGGCACCCCCTGGAGCTGCCCACGGTGCTGGGCCCGGTTTTCGGTGCGGTGTTCGCCGTCGTCACCGGCCTGGCGTACCGCGCGCTTTATCTGGAGGCGGAAAACCAGCGGCTGGCGGCGGATGAGCTGCGGCGCACCCGCGCCGAACTGGCCAGCAGCCAGCACGAGGCCGGCATCCTGGCGGAGCGGACCCGGCTGGGGCGGGAAATCCATGACACCCTCGCCCAGGGCTTTTCCAGCATTGTTTTGATGGGACGCTCCGCGGAGCAGGCGCTGGACGCCGGGGACCCCGCCATGGCAGCGGTCCGGCTCCGGACCGTTCAGGAAACCGCAGCCGCCAACCTCGCCGAAGCCCGCAATTTCGTCCGCGGCCTCCAGTCGCCCGAACTGGAACAAAACTCTCTGGTGAACAGCCTGCGCAGGCTGTGTGCCCAGACCGAAACGGAGGCGGCCGCCCGGTGTACCACGCTGCGCTGCCGCCTGGAAACCGACGGAACCCCGGCCGAACTGCCCAACCCCTACAGCACCACCCTGCTCCGTGCCGCCCAAGCCAGTCTTGCCAACGTTTGGACCCACGCACACGCTGCCGCCGCCGTCGTGACCCTGTCATTCCTGGGAACGGAGGTGGCGATGGACATCTTCGACGACGGCGTCGGTTTCGATCCCTTGGGAGTGTCGGACCGGCCGGATGGATCCGGGTACGGGCTGAGGTCCTTGCGGGAGCGGGTTGCAGCACTTTCCGGGACCCTCGACGTCGAGTCAGCGCCCGGTGAGGGGACCGTGGTGGCCATCCGGCTGCCGCTTCCGGGCGGCATCCTTCCGGCCGGACCATCCCGTGTGCCGGGGAAGGACGGGCAATGAAGGAGATCCGCGTGCTCCTCGTGGATGACCACCCCGTCGTCCGGGCCGGTCTGCGGGCCATGCTCACCGACTTCGAGGGCATCGTCGTCGCCGCGGAAGTCGCGGACGGCGCCGCCGCACTGTCGGCGCTGACGCGGCTGCACACCCTGGCCGAACCGGTCGACGTCGTCCTGATGGATCTCCAAATGGGCGCCGGCATGGACGGGGTCACTGCGACGGGGCGGATTATGGCCGGTGAGGGGGGAAGCCCGCCGCCGCCGGTGCTGATCCTCACCACCTTCGACTCTGACGCGGATATCCTCGCCGCAGTCGAGGCCGGGGCCAGCGGCTACATGCTCAAGGATGCGCCGCCCGAACAGATCCGCGAGGCGGTCCTGGCCGCCGCCGCCGGCCAGACGGCGCTGGCCCCGGAAGTCGCGGCCCGGCTGCTGGGGCGGATCCGCAATCCCGAGCCGGCGCTTTCGGCCCGGGAGATCCAACTGCTCGAACTGCTGGCCACCGGGCTGGGGAACCGCGCCATCGCCAGGGAGTTGTTCATTTCCGAGGCAACCGTCAAGACGCACTTGGTGCACATTTATTCCAAGCTCGGCGTCGACAGCCGCACCGCTGCCATCGCTGCGGCGACGCAGCGCAGGATCATCCGGCGAACGTAGCGCCGCCCCCGGCGGACACCCGCACGAACGCCATGACGGGAGGAAAGTCTCCGGCACAGGGCATAATGACGCGAATGGGGAAAATTCAAACGCTTTCACTTGGCCTGGTGGGCCTCCTTCTCGGCACCGTGCTCGTGGCCTGCGACGACGGACGGGCCGGCGCGCAGGATGCCGCGAAGCAGCTCGCGTCTGCGGTTGCCGCGCTCGACGTCGGATCCGTCCCGTTCGAGGGCAAGGACTCCGCGGCCGCGAACGACCGGCTGCACGAAGCCTTCAAAGCGCTGGACCCGGCCAAGCCGACGGTGCAGAGCGGAGAGCTCAAGCTGGACAAGGACACCGCCACGGTCCCGCTGGACTACAGCTGGAAGATCGGCTCCGGTGAGTGGAAGTACACGGTGACCGCCCAACTGAAGAAGTCGGGTGACAAGTGGTTGACGGTGTGGAGCCCGGGGCTGCTGGTGCCGGGACTGGCCGAGGGTGAAATCCTCGGCACCTCATCTCAGTCCCCGTCGCGGGCCGACATCCTGGGTGCCGGTGACGCCAAGCTGGTCACTTACCGTCCGGTGGTCCACGTTGGCATCGATAAGCCCCGGCTGGGGGCGGCCGATCCGGCAGCGTCCGCGACGAAGCTGGCCGGGCTGGTGGGTGTGGACCCTGCAGCCTATGCCCAGCAGGTGCAGGCAGCCGGTGCCGAGGGGTTTGTCACCGCCATCACGCTGCGCGAGGACGGCCGGACCATCTCCGATAACCAGATCGGCGAGATTCCCGGCGCCCGGGCCATCCGCGACTGGCTTCCGCTTGCCCCAACCCGCACCTTCGCCCGAGCCCTGCTGGGCAGCGCAGGGGAGGCGAATGCCGAACAAATCGAGAAATCCGGCGGCTCGCTCCAGGCCGGGGACACCACGGGAACCGGCGGCCTGCAGCAGCAATACGACGCGCAGCTGCGCGGCACGAACGGCATCCAGGTCTTCGCGCAGACCGCGGGGCTTACCGCGGAACAGCGCCAGGGACTGCTCAACGGTGGCCGCCGGATCCTCTTCCAGGTTGAGATGAAGGTGGGCACCCCCTTGAAGACCACCCTGGACCCGAAGCTTCAGCAGCTGGCTGAGGACACCCTGGCCAAAGTGGGCCCGGCATCGGCCATCGTGGCACTCCGGCCCTCCAGCGGCGCGGTGCTGGCCGCCGCGTCCGGCCCGGGAAGCAACGGCTATGACACCGCCATGCTGGGCCAGTACGCGCCCGGATCCATTTTCAAAATCGTCGATTCCCTGGCGATGATCCGCAACGGCATGACCCCCGACTCGAAGGTGGACTGCCCGGCCACCCTGACCGTGGACGGCCGGACCTTTAAGAACGCCGAGGGCTACCCCGCGTCGTCCCTCGGCTCGGTGGCGCTGCGGGACGCCTTCGCGCACTCCTGCAACACCGCGTTCATCAATGCGCGGGACACCGTCAGCCAGGCGCAGCTGGAGTCGGCCGCCACATCCTTGGGCGTCGCCGTGGAGGCCCCCAAGCTGGGCGCCGCGGCGTTCCTCGGGTCGGTTCCGGGCGAGGCCGCCGGCACCGAACACGCTGCCTCGATGATCGGCCAAGGCAAGGTGCTGCTGTCCCCGCTGTCCGCGGCCGTCATGGCGGGCTCGGTCGCGAAGGGCGCCCCGGTCTCCCCCGTGCTGGTGCTGAACCCGAACGCCGCCGCGGCGGGAAGCGCCGCACCGACCGCCGGAGCGACGGCAGCGCCGTCGTCGTCGGCTCCCGCCCCCGCCAAGTCGGCAGGCACGCCGGTGACAGCCGCGGAAGCTGCCTCCCTGGCGGACATGATGCGCGCCGTCGTCACCTCGGGCCACGCGGGGTTCCTGGCCGCCGTGCCAGGAGCACCCGTGGGCGCCAAGACCGGCACGGCCGAATTCGGCAAGGACAACCCGCCCAAGACCCATGCATGGATCGTGGCGGTGCACGGGGACCTCGCCGTCGCCGTGTTCGTGGAGGACGGCGGCCTCGGTGCCACCACCTCCGGGCCGCTGCTGAAGGAGTTCCTCACCGCCGCCGGCTGAGCGGACGGGCTCTGCCCCACGCCGGGCCGCCGTCAGGGCCGTGGGAAGATTGTCCGTGTGGCTCATATAGACGTTTCCGGCATCGACTACTTCCTCTCCGACGGCACGCAGTTGCTCAACGGGGTGACGTTCAAGGTGCCTGCCGGGACCAAGACGGCGCTGATTGGACCGAACGGAACGGGCAAGACGACGCTGTTCCGGATCGTCTCCGGGGACCTTGTTCCGGACGAAGGAACTGTCGGCCGCTCCGGAAACATGGGCA contains:
- a CDS encoding NAD(P)/FAD-dependent oxidoreductase, whose protein sequence is MPDVAVVGSGPNGLAAAVTMARAGLAVHVYETADSAGGGLRTSELIEPGYLHDVCSAVHPMALASPFFRDFQLSRRVRLQVPELSHGVPLDGGRAALGYRSLDRTAAALGRDGEAYRRLMQPLVDRVEGVADVALNQLFRIPRQPFAAAVFGLRTLEQGSPLWDIRFREELAPALLTGVAAHAVAPLPTLPAAGAGLLLGALGHAGGWPIPIGGSAAIAGAMVADIEAHGGVVETGTRIGSLAELPAVRATLLDVAPTGLLRIADGRLPPGYRRALESFGFGNAACKVDFILSGPVPWAAPELADAGTIHVGGTRAETAEAEHLVAAGRHPERPYVLVSQPSRFDPGRAPAGRCILWTYCHVPAGSTVDMGDAVMDQLERFAPGFRDLVTGVKVTTAAELAAYNENYVGGDFGAGAMDLRGLIRRPVLSPVPWRTPLSGVYLCSSSTPPGPGVTGMPGFHAARYALKDMFGMRVPDLGI
- a CDS encoding ABC transporter ATP-binding protein, producing MDVSLKLSNVTLEYPDGEGTLRALDDVSLELRRGDFLSLVGPSGSGKSSLLAVAATLVQPTSGSVWVAGQNAATIPEAGRTALRRDGIGIIFQQPNLLPALTATEQLVIAAHLRGEPVSEAKQKATGLLGRVGLDSVLNKRPHQLSGGQRQRVNIARALMADPAVLLVDEPTAALDQERSEEIVRLLRQVTDEFTVATLMVTHDIGLVSYTDAVATMRDGRLSAAEVLSAAR
- a CDS encoding ABC transporter permease; this encodes MFLAIRDIRFAKGRFALMGSVVALITLLLVMLSGLTAGLGNQSTSALADLPADQVVFGAPAGGSPKASFTESEVTREQLADWSGRDGVSRAEPLGISQGRLQALEAGGVPAGTANVAVFGVAAGSGVAPAPTAEGTVVVGAELAKELQLSVGSRVSVGGTELAVSAVVPEQWYSHTGVVWTTVGDWRRLAHLAGTDAIATVLAVSFDGSVDVAAANKAAGTVSTTREGSFQALGSYRSENGSLLLMQAFLYGISALVIVAFLTVWTVQRTRDIAVLKAMGGSSAYVLKDALVQAAVVLVAGAAAGGAAGVLAGIPASQAAPFLITPLTTLLPVTGIVVLGLAGAALAIRGITRVDPLLALGGN
- a CDS encoding sensor histidine kinase, giving the protein MNDSGSGEERETTDAAVILRVLRVSLHVGFAALLLVALVRLLARGISGTDWLVLGLALCLAGVYLAGTVLEKRHSVRPERFDPRPGSAWWLGTVCLIWVLLVWASADFVWLAFPLFFLQLHVLPRGMALGAIAASTLLVIAVLWFHNDGPGGHPLELPTVLGPVFGAVFAVVTGLAYRALYLEAENQRLAADELRRTRAELASSQHEAGILAERTRLGREIHDTLAQGFSSIVLMGRSAEQALDAGDPAMAAVRLRTVQETAAANLAEARNFVRGLQSPELEQNSLVNSLRRLCAQTETEAAARCTTLRCRLETDGTPAELPNPYSTTLLRAAQASLANVWTHAHAAAAVVTLSFLGTEVAMDIFDDGVGFDPLGVSDRPDGSGYGLRSLRERVAALSGTLDVESAPGEGTVVAIRLPLPGGILPAGPSRVPGKDGQ
- a CDS encoding response regulator transcription factor — its product is MKEIRVLLVDDHPVVRAGLRAMLTDFEGIVVAAEVADGAAALSALTRLHTLAEPVDVVLMDLQMGAGMDGVTATGRIMAGEGGSPPPPVLILTTFDSDADILAAVEAGASGYMLKDAPPEQIREAVLAAAAGQTALAPEVAARLLGRIRNPEPALSAREIQLLELLATGLGNRAIARELFISEATVKTHLVHIYSKLGVDSRTAAIAAATQRRIIRRT
- a CDS encoding penicillin-binding transpeptidase domain-containing protein, yielding MGKIQTLSLGLVGLLLGTVLVACDDGRAGAQDAAKQLASAVAALDVGSVPFEGKDSAAANDRLHEAFKALDPAKPTVQSGELKLDKDTATVPLDYSWKIGSGEWKYTVTAQLKKSGDKWLTVWSPGLLVPGLAEGEILGTSSQSPSRADILGAGDAKLVTYRPVVHVGIDKPRLGAADPAASATKLAGLVGVDPAAYAQQVQAAGAEGFVTAITLREDGRTISDNQIGEIPGARAIRDWLPLAPTRTFARALLGSAGEANAEQIEKSGGSLQAGDTTGTGGLQQQYDAQLRGTNGIQVFAQTAGLTAEQRQGLLNGGRRILFQVEMKVGTPLKTTLDPKLQQLAEDTLAKVGPASAIVALRPSSGAVLAAASGPGSNGYDTAMLGQYAPGSIFKIVDSLAMIRNGMTPDSKVDCPATLTVDGRTFKNAEGYPASSLGSVALRDAFAHSCNTAFINARDTVSQAQLESAATSLGVAVEAPKLGAAAFLGSVPGEAAGTEHAASMIGQGKVLLSPLSAAVMAGSVAKGAPVSPVLVLNPNAAAAGSAAPTAGATAAPSSSAPAPAKSAGTPVTAAEAASLADMMRAVVTSGHAGFLAAVPGAPVGAKTGTAEFGKDNPPKTHAWIVAVHGDLAVAVFVEDGGLGATTSGPLLKEFLTAAG